The Bacteroidota bacterium DNA window CTCGCCCTGGTGCTGCTTGTCGCAGTGGCAGCGGTGCTCGTGGCGATGCAGTGGAGCACGGCCACGGACCAGCAGGCAGCGGTGCTCGGCGATGAAGCGGCGCTCTTCCTCGCGGGCGTCGAGAGCGGCGCCCCCTCGCTGGGCGACATGGCGGAGCGCTACTTCGAAGGGCCTGGCAGCGATTCGACGTTCGCCCACACGCCGTCGCTGTTCGTCGTCGATCGCAACGGCGAGCCCCAGCTGATCTACCGCCCCCCGGCCGACGGCGTGCGTGCCGGAGCCGAAGAGGGCATCGACTGGCAGATGCACCTGGCGGCGGCGGAGACAAACCCGGTGCAGACGGTCACGCTGCCCGATGATCCGTACATGGTGGCGATCCACGCGGCACGCAACGGCCGCGCCTACCTCGCCCTCGTAGCCCCGGCGGTGTCCAACGGCCGCTCGTTTCTGCTCCTCCTCGCTGGCGGCGTGGTCGGGACGGCTTGGCTGTTGCTCGGGTTCGCGCTGTGGGTATCAATGCGGGCTGCGCAACAGCGGCCGCTGGAGCAACTGGCCCGCATCACGCGCAAGCTCGGCGCTCAGATCGAGGCCGACGCCGATAGCAAGGCGCTCAAGGCCATGGAGGCCGAGGTCAAGGACGACATAGGCGAGGTCGCCGAGCCGCTGTTCCTCATGGCGAACTCCGTCGGCGGGCTGCGCGCCCAGCTCGACGAAGCGCGCGCGCACCTCAATGCACTCTTTCAGGTCCACACCAGCTACGTCTTGCTCGTCACCCTCGACGGTACCATCGTGGACGCCAACCCCGCCTTCTACGCGGTTACGGGCTTGCCCCAGGAGGCCGTACGTGGCTGCACGTCGGACGTGCTGGACGAGATCATGCCGATGGAGCCCGTCCTAAAGCTGGCCCAGCGCAGCCAGAGCGAGGGGGCGGCCTTCGCCGACATCGACTACGCGATCCGCAGCCTGGAAGACGCCACACGCCCGGTCAAGCTGTCGCTGCTCGCCGTGCGCTCAGATGGCCGCCCGGCCGTCCTCGTCGTGGCCTCCGACAAGATGAAAGAGCGCACGCTGGAGCGTCAGATCGAGTCGTTCTCCGACTCGCTCGACTTGATGGTGGACAAGCGCATGGAGGAACTGACCAACGGCCAGCAGCGCGTCGACGAGTTGGTGGCGGCGACGGGTGCCGTGCTGATGGCGTTCGACCGGGCTGGCGGGACGCGTCGCTGGAACGAGGCGGCGGCCAAGCTCACGGGGTGCGAGCTCGCGCAGGTGTCACACCTGGACGACGTGCCCGCGGCGCTGGGCCTCGACGAGGAAGACACCTCGGTCTTCTCAGCGTGGCTCTTTGGCAACGCTGCCGAGGCCTGCGTGGTCACGGTGCATGCCCGTGCGAGCGACCCCAAGCTATACGCCTGGCACCGGGCTCGCGTGGACGAGGGCGCCCTAGAGGAGCGCCGGGTCCTGGTCGGGGTCGCCTTGCCGCCGTTTGAGGAGCCTGAGGAGGCCCCGCCGCCCGCCGCGGAATCCGAGGAGGCCTCGCTGCCAGCCTCAGAACCCGAGGAGGAAGTGGTGCCCGCCGAGCCCGAGGGGGCGGCGCTATCCCTCGACGAGCTAGACCCCGAGCCCGATCCCTTCGAATTGGTTGCCGAGGCCCAGGCCCTGGCGCAAGAGCACATCGCCGTTCTCCGCGCCGAACTCGGCGCGCCGCTCGACACGCTGCGGACCTACACGCTGCGGCTGCACAGCAACACGGACCCCCTCTCGCGCGAGGCCGAGACGTGCCTCCAGATGATCGACGGGGCCTCCCAGATGATCGAGAACATCATGACCCGTGCGACCGTGCTGCCCGATGACACCGCGTCGTTGCCGGAGTCCGCCTCCGCGCTCAGGGCCAAGCCTTCGCGCCTCGCCGGGTTCGGCGATGGCGCCGACTTCCTCTCGGGCGACGACTTTGCCCCGCTCGGCGACGACCCCATGCACGACGAATCCGAAGCGTCCACCTTTGAGTCCACCTAGCCGCTGCCAAAACCGGCGCAGCCCGAAATCAAGCTGGGTATGGCTCAATGGTTTAGCTACATTGTAACCCCCTGTTGACTGCCCATCTTCCTGAACACATAGCGCGGACCCTGAGTCTCCCACAACGTTCAGGTTCACCCCTTCCACCACCCAGCACGGTTCACCCCCGTACGGTCTCGTATGTCCTTGCTACCCTCTGATGTCGCCAACGGCCATGCCACAGTTCTCTTCATCGACGCCGACGACGACGTGATGCAGCCTGTCAAGCGGTGGCTTCGCCACACGCTTCCGGCTGCGCACATCACGCACTGCCGCTCCTTCGCAGACGCGCAGGACTACCTCGGTGCCGCGGCGGTTGACCTGATCCTGGCCAGCGGGGTGCTGCCGGATGCAACCAGCCTGGACGTGCTTCGATACGTGCGCGAACACTGCATCGCAGCCCCCGTCGTCGTGCAAGCGATGGTGCTGCCGGATGGCACGCATGCGGCGCTTCTCGATGCGGGCGCCGTCGATGTGGCCTGCACGCCCGAGCCTGCCGACCGCATCGCGCACCTCCGCCGGGTCTTCGGACTCGCCGAGGATGGCGATCTGCCCCTCGCGGCCGCCAGTGGTGAGATCAACCACTTGCGCGGGCTGCTCCGTGCGCTCTGCACTGAGGTGGGCACCGTGACGCACGACATCAACAACCCGATGACCACCATCTCTGGCAACGCCCAGTTCGTCAAAGAACTCGGAGGTATGATGGATCTGGATCCGATGATCGCCACCGCCATCGAGCACATTGCTGAAGCCAGCCAGCAACTGACCAACGAGCTCGACAAGCTGAACCGGCTCAAGCAGCACCTGCGCCAGCACGTCGGGCATGAGGCTGCGCTGCCCAACTAGCGGCTTGGTCCTAGGCAAACCTCGGGGGCGGTGCTACGGCACCGCCCCTTTTCGTTGCGGCCCTGTTTCGTGGGGCCGGACGCGCTGAGGCACGCAGACGAGGCGCTGTGGTGCGAACAGAAGTGGGAATTTATCACCGGGTACAAAGGAATCATTTTGTGTGACATTTCGGGCAATTGAATGCGGTGAGGGGGCGACTTGTAGAGAAAACGAAACAGATGGCTAAAGCAAACAGGGGGCAGCCCGATACCTGGAGCACGCTGGACGACGCCGCTTCGGGCTTCACCGCCTCAGTTCGTCGCCGGGTCGCAGCGGTATCCCCTCCCACGCACTCCCCTGCTTCGAGCCATGCCCTCCGTCCCGATGAACCCGTCCCACGAGCTCGAGCACATCGAGCGGGCTGCCGACCACCTTGGCGCGTTGCCAGAAGCTCAGCGCCGCCGCTGGCTCCGCGCCGTCGCAGCTATGGACAAGGCACGAGTCTACGACGCTTTCCTCGAGTTCAACGAACTGCTCAAGGACCCGGCCCTCGACGCCATTGGACGCACGCACGTCCAGCTCCAGGCAGTCCGCTGCCTCCGCGACGCGCCCATCGAGCGCGTCAAAACTGAGCTCGCCTTCGTTGAGCCGAACGACGCCTACCAGACAGTCGTTCTCGACTACCGCCTCGGCTGGCTGATGCGACACCGGCTGGCTAGCCCCGTTGCGGCGCTGCAGTACTTCGACCGCGTCCGCGAGGAAGCTCGCTCGCTCGGCACCCGGCCGTGGGAAATCGCGGCCGTCTATCAGAAGGCCGGCATCCTAGCCGAGCAGGGGCAGTATGAAGAGGCCGTCGAGCAGTTCGACCGCGTCTACAACCTCAGCCGGCGCAACGGCCTCGTGGAGTACATCCCGAAGGCGCTCATGCACAAAGGCTATGTCTTCGTCAAGCAGGGCAACACGGCCGAGGGCGAAGAGCTGATCCAGAAGGCGTTCGAGCTCGCCACGCGCAACGACCTGATCGCGGAGCAAGGCGTCGTGCTTCACCAGCTTGCCTCGCTCTACCACCGCGAGTTCCGGTTCTTCGGCCTGGCGCTGGAGTACTACGAGCAGGCCCGGCAGATCTTCGCCAAGGTGCCGGTCTGGAACTCGATCAAGGAGCGCCTCGAAGCCGACATCCGCACCTGCCAGGAAGACCTCGGCGCGCTCGACATTGCCAAGATCCTGGGTCCGGTCCCGATCAACAAGCTGCGCCAGGAGTACCTCACGAGCCTCGTCAACGGCTTCGTCGGCATCCCCGGCATCGACAACCGATCGCAGCTCGGCGAGCGCATCGGGCTGACGCGCCAGGCGATCCACAGGAACATCAACAGCTAGGGCGCTCGACGCCAGCGCGCGTCGCGGGCCTCACCCCAGCCTGTCCGTGCCAACGCGCCACGGTGGCCTCTCAAACGGAGGGCCGCCGTGGCGCGTTGGCGTTGGTACGACCAGTCGCAGGGACCGTGGGGAACAGGGATGCCCTTGTCCTGGCTAGACGAGGCGGCTATATTCGCACCTCCACTGCATCGGACGGCAGACCGTCCATGCCAAGCTAGGCCGCAGGAACGGCTCACGCTTGTTTGTCCTCACACGCACCACGCCCGTCGCATCGAGTCCGTAGCGCTACTGCTGCCCGACCGGCTTCCGGCACGCCCCGCTAGCGCTCGCTAGACGCGGCCACCGACTCGCGTGTATCGAGTTCATCCAGGATCTTCGGGTTGCGCCGCTTTCTTCCACGAGGTGCTACTCACCCTGGGCCTGCCGAGGCCGTCCCCCCTGACTCGACCGAATGATGACCGCTCTCTTGCGAGCTCTCCTCTCACGCTCTGTACCTGTCCTGTTGTGCCTGTGGCTGGCGGGCCTGCCGCCGGCGCTGGCACAGCGGCCAGTCCAGGACCGCACGCCTCAGGTGGACGCGCCAGCGGTAGCATCGCCCATGTCGCGGCCGGCTATGGACGCTACGGCGGAGGATGCAGCGGGCCGCACGCTGGAATTCCCTGAGGCATACCGGACCCAGCCGCCGGTGGTCCGCGTGGCCCCCCGTGTCACGCTTGTAGCTGCGACGGCGAGCAGTGCGACGTACGAGATGACCGTGACCTGGGCGGCGTCGCTGGCTGACCGCGCCGCGCGCCTCACGAGCCCGGATCTGCTGCTCGCCAATGCTGCAGGCGGCTGGCGCGACGCTTCCGCGAGTCTCCCGCTGCCCACGTCCCGCTCGCCGCGTGTGGACGTGCTCGCCGCCGACTTCGACGAGGTGACGCTGCCGACCGGAGCAGATCTGGAGCGCTGGGGTGGGCTGACGCTCGACCTTGCCCGGGTGCACGCCATCGGTATGGAACGCAAGCAGCCGACCGGGACGCTCAGCGTGGGCGTGTTGCGTGCGGACCCCGAAGCAGGCGTGCTGCGCCGCTACCGGCGTGTCGTCGTGCGTGTGACGTACGCCACGGCGTTCGCGGCGGGACGGACGGCGGAGACCGACCTGGCGAGCCCGCTGGCACGCACCGCGTTCGCCCGAACCTCGCTGCACGTCGCCGTCGAACGAAGCGCGCTTGCCGACGGAAGCTGGTTCAAACTGGCCGTCGCCCGCGAGGGCATCTACCGGGTTGATGCCGACTATGTGAGTAGCCTCGGCCTGGAGCCCGGCAGCGTGCGCGTCGACCAACTCCAGGTCTACAGCAACGGGGGCGAGCCGCTGCCCGCCCTCAACAGCGATCCACGCACCGCCGACCTCGCCCAGAACGCAGCCTGGACGCAAGGCGGCCCGACCTTCGCCGACGGCGGTGCGCTCTACTTCTTCGCCGAGGCGCCCAACGGCTGGCGCTACGACACGACCGAGACCGACTGGGAGCACTACGTCAACCCGTTCACCGTCACGACGGCGTACTTCCTCCGCGTGGGGTCCGACAGCGGCCAGCGCGTGGCCACGGCGCCGTTCCCCGGCTTCGCGAGCCCGCAGCGTCGGACGCAGTTCGTCGATCGCCTGTTCGTCGAAGAGGACGTGTTCATGGCGGAGTCCAGCGGTGGCGGCTCCGGCCTCGACTGGCTCGGGCAGGACGTAGTGGCGGCCCGCCCCCTGCGGAGCGTGCTCGACACGACGATCGCCGGTCGCCTCGCCGGGCCTGTGCGCTTCGAAGCGCTCACGGCGACGCGCGCCAACCCGCGCGCCGAGATCCAACTGGAACGCGACGGGACCGTGCTGGCCTCGGCAAGCCCATCAGTCGTTCAGCTGAACTCGCCAACGCTCGCGTACGCCCGGCTGTCCCGCCTCTCGTTCGAGCAAGACCTCCCGGCTGGGGAGGCGCTCCAACTGGATCTCCGGTTGATCGGCACGCAGAACAACCCCACCGCCTACCTCAACTGGCTCCGGGCCTTCGCGCCGCGTCAACTGCAGGCACAGGACGGGTACCTCCGTTTCCACACCCCAGGGGGCGAACTGGGCCGCTTCGAGTTTGTCCTGAGCGGGTTCTCCGGCGCGCCGCAGGTGTGGGACATCACCGAGCCGGACGCCATCCGGGCGCTGGGAACGCAGGCGGAGGGCGGTAGCTATCTGGTGCAGGTCGAGGTGACCGACCTGACGGCGCCGCGCGAACTCGTCGCGTTTGTGCCGACGAGCGGACGCATCGCGCAGCCGCCCGCGGGGCAGGCCGTCGCCAACCAGAACCTGCATGGCCTCACCGGCTTCCCCGACTTCATCATCGTCACCCACGCCGACTTTCTCCCGGCAGCGCAGACCCTCGCCGACTACCGCCGGGACCGAGACGGGCTCCGCGTGCTCGTCGTCGATGTTGAGCAGGTCTACAACGAGTTCTCAGGTGGCCACGTGGACATGCGCGCCGCGCGGGACTTCATGAAGTTCCTCTACGACCGAGCCGAGACGCCCGGGCAGTTGCCCGACTACCTCCTGCTTTTCGGGGACGGGCACTACGACTTCCGCGGCATCCAGGCCGGGCGCCGCGACGACGGCGGTGTGGTGGACAACTACGTCCCGATGTTCGAGTCGGACGAGTCACTTGTGCTAGAGCAGTCCTATACCTCGGACGATTACTTCGGCCTGCTTGACGATGACGAAGGCGAGTGGCCCTACATCAGCCTCGCCGCCGTGAGCAACGAGCGTGTGGACGTGGGCATCGGTCGCTTTCCCGTGCGCACGCTGGCCGAGGCCGAGGCGATGGTCGCCAAGGTCCAGCGCTACGAGGACCCCGCCAACTTTGGCCCCTGGCGTACCCGCTACACCTTCCTCTCGGACGACAACAATCCGTCCCCGCGCGACGCCGATCTCCACCTCCAGAACATCGACGTGGTGGCCGTCAATGCCGTCCAGCCGGCAGCGCCCTACATGAACCAGCAGAAGGTCTACACCCTCTCCTACACGCCGGAGGTGACGGCCGTGGGACGCCGCTATCCGCAGGCCAGCGCCGACGCGGTGCGCGCCATCAACGAGGGAACGCTCGTCTGGAACTACGCCGGCCACGGCGGCATCGAGCGGCTCGCCGACGAGAGCCTGCTCGACCGCGAGGCAATCGCTGGGCTGACCAACGTCGGCCGCCCCACCGTCTGCATCACGGCGACGTGCTCCTTCGGACGCATGGACATGATCGACAACCAGAGCGCCGCCGAGCGGATGTTCCTCCTGCCCGAGGGCGGAGGGATCGCCATGCTGACGACGCTCCGGGTGGTGTTCACGTCGGCGTCGCTCGAAACGCTCAACACGGCGCTCAACCTGCGGCTCAACGAGGCGCTCTTTGTGCGCGAGGCAGACGGCCGCCCGCGCCGCCTCGGGGACATCGTGCGGACGACCAAAAACACCGACGACGGGGCCGAATCTAACAACCGCAAGTTCGCCCTGCTCGGCGACCCGACGTTGCGGATCGGCCTGCCGACGCGCACGGTGCGGCTGACCTCCGTCAACGGGCAGCCAGTCAGTGAGGGCGCACCGCCCGAGTTGCGCGCGCTCGAACGCACCGAGGTCGAGGGCGAAGTGCTCACGGCCGCCGGCACCGTCGACGCTGCGTTCGAGGGCGAGGTCGAGGTCACCGTCTTCGACGCTGCGCGGCGGGTCGCCGTCCCTGAGGAGGCACAGCGCTTCCAGGCGGGCGGCGAGTTCGAGGTGCGCAACGACCGGCTCTTCCAGGGCCGCGCGAGCGTGAGCCAAGGCCGCTTCCGCGTCGCCTTCGTGGTGCCGCGGGACGTGTCGTACTCGGGAGCACCAGCGCGCATCGCGGTGTACGCCCGCTCGGCCACCTTGGACGGGGCAGGGGCGACGGAAGACGTGGTCATCAGCACCACTGCTGGGGCGGGGAGCAGCGACACCGCCGGCCCGCGCATGACGCTCCGCTTCGCTACGGAGGCTGACCTCAGCGGCGAACCAAGTTCGGACGAGGTGCCCCAGGCTTCCTTCGTCGACGGCGGCCTGGTCGGTCCGGAGCCCACGCTCGTCGTGCGCCTGGAAGACGAGACGGGCATCAACACAGTGGGCTCCGGCGTGGGCCACCAACTGCTGCTCACCCTCGACGGCGACGCTGCGGGGGCCATCGACATCGGCTCATCCTTCGAGGGCGACCTCAACGATGCGAGCAGCGGCACTATCCGCTTCATCCTGCCGGAGCAGGCCGAGGGCCCGCATACCCTCACGGTCCGCGCCTGGGACGTAGCCAACAACTCCACGGAGGCGACGCTGTCCTACGTCGTGGCCGGCGACGAGGACCTGGTGATCCAGAACGTGCTCAACTACCCCAATCCGACACCGGGCCCGACCGACTTCGTCTTCGAGCACAATCAGCCGCCGGGCACGCCGGCCCGGGTGCAACTCCGCATCTACACGCTGGCTGGCCGGCCGATCGCCACCCTCGATGACGTGGCCACGCTTCCGTCCGGTACGCTCGAAGGCAACCTCGTTCGCATCCCCTGGCAGGGCCTCGACGACGACTTCGACCGGCTCGCGAGCGGCGTCTACCTCTACCGCCTCCGCGTCGAAGTAGAGCGCGCCGAGGGCGAGCGGCAAATCGCCGAGCGTATCGAGCGGCTCGCCATCATACGCTAATCTGACCTCGTACGGCGTTAGCCCAGCAGTCGACGCTGGGGGGAGTTTGTGTGAGGAGGCGCAGCGCCATCGCCCCCAGTAGGGCGCAGGCGATACCATTGCGGCCCGCGATTTGCTAGTTTATCGTTCTATTCCCAGTTCACGTCCACCTACCTCCCCGCGCCTATTTGATCGTTGCGACGGCATCTGCATTGTTGACATTCTCCAACACCAAACGAACTATGTCTCGTTTCCTTCGCTCCTGCCTCGCGCTGGCGGCTCTGGTTGCGCTCGCGCTGCCGGTCCATGCTCAGGTGGGTGGAGCCGCCGTCGTCTTCCTTCAGATCGAGCCGGACAGCCGCGCGGCTGGGATGGGCAACGCGGGTGTCGGTCTGGCCGACAACGCCAGCGCGGTCTTCTGGAACCCGGCAGGCCTCGCCTTCCAGGACGGCATCGAAGCCTCGATGACCGTCTCGCAGTGGCTCCCCTCGCTTCAGGCCGACCTCTACTACTACTACCTCTCCGGGAAGTACGCGATCGACGGCATCGGCACCTTCGGCGCGCACATCACCTACCTGGACCTCGGCGAGCAAGAGTACCGGGGCCAGAACAACGAGGACCTCGGCGTCTTCTCCGCAGGCGAACTGGCCGTGGGCCTCTCCTACGGCGGACGTGTTACGGAGAACTTTGCCCTCGGCGGTGGGGTGCGGTTCATCTACTCGAATCTCACCGACGGCGCGACCCTCGTGGGCGGTCAGCAGACCAACGCGGGCGTCTCCGTGGGCTTCGACTTCTCCGGCCTGTGGCGTGCGCCTAGCTTCAACCTTGGCAGCGTGGTCATGGAGCCCAACCTCGGCTTCAACCTCGCCAACATGGGGCCGACCATCCAATACGTCGACGGCGAGCAGCGCGACCCGATCCCGACTAACCTCCGCTTCGGCGGCGCGATGACGGCCTTCCTTGACGACTTCAACCGCGTCAGCCTCGCCCTCGACTTCACCAAGACGCTCATCGACTTCGAGGACTCGGTTGACGACAACGGCAACCCGACGCGGGAGCCGAAGTCGTTCATGACCTCCATCTTCAGCGCCTGGCAGCCGATCTCGGTCGACCTCAACCCGAACGATAACGAGTCTGGCGAGAACCCCGTGAGCGAAGCCGACGAGTACAGTTGCGGTCTCGATTCGTCGTGCCGCGAACTCGGTGTGCTGGAGCAGCTCACCATCGGCCTCGGCCTGGAGTACTGGTACGACGACCTCTTCGCGGTCCGCGCCGGTTACTTCTACGAGAACCCGTACAACGGCAACCGCGAGTACCTCACCTTTGGCGCGGGCATCCGCTACCAGATCATCGGCGTCGACCTGTCCTACATCTACGCCGTGGAGGAGAACTCGCCGCTCTCCGACACCATCCGCTTCTCGCTGCTGCTCAACGTGCTCAACTAGCACCGCATAGCCAGTCGAAACACGCGCGGGCGGCTCCGAGATGGGGCCGCCCGCGTTCGTTGTGTAGCGAAGCGCGAAGTTCAGCGCTCGGCCAGCGATCAGCGTTCAACGGGGGCCCAGATAGGCTCCGTGATGCCCGCGCGGTGGTTGACCCAGCGGGCGAGCGTGAAGAGGAGGTCGGAGAGCCGGTTGAGGTAGCGCGGGCAAGCCTCTGCGATGGGCTCCAGGTGGGCGAGGTCTACGGTCAGGCGCTCGGCGCGGCGGCACGTGGTCCGTGCAACGTGCAGCGCGGCGGCGGCGGCACTCCCGCCCGGCAGGATAAAATGCTTAAGCGGGGGCAGGTCCTCGTCGAGCCGGTCGATCTCGGCTTCGAGCGCGGCAGTGTGGTCCAGCGTCATGCGCGGGACCGGATACTTTGTGTCGTGCGGCGAAGCAAGGTCGCCGCCGAGGACGAACAGGTCGTGCTGGACGCGGTCGAGGAGGCTGTCGGCGTGTGCGAAGTCTGCCTCGGAGAAGCCGTCGCCTTGGTAGATCGTCGAGCCGAGCGACACCATCGACTTGAGGTGGGCGCGGGCGAGGCCGAGGCAAGCGTTTGTCTCGTCCACGGTGCCGTAGGCGTCGATGCGGGGGTGGGTTTTGGCGACGCGCTCGCCGCCGAAGAGGGCGGTGGTACCGTCGTCGCCAGTGCGGGTGTAGACTTTCATGGATGGGAAAAGGAGAAGGGCGATGTGGGAGGTGACCAGGGGTACGCGGCAGTTGCGAGCCGGTGCCACGGTGCCCGGAATCGGGTTGCCCTACATCAGGTTGTGGCCTGAGTCGAGATCGTAGCGGAAGTCGAGCCCGTCAGGCGATGCCGTGACGGTCGCGGTGACGCCGAAGACCTCGGCGATATGAGCAGGCGTGAGAACGTCGGCTGGCGGGCCCGCATCGACGAGCCGCCCCGCGTGCAGCAGGATAATCTGGTCGGCGAGCCGTGCCGCGAGGTCGAGTTCGTGGAGGGCCGCCACGAGCGTCCGCCCGTCTGCGTGGAGTCGCTGGAGGAGCCCCGCGAGGTCGAGTTGGTGCCGGAGGTCGAGGTGGGCCGTGGGTTCGTCAAGGAGGAGCGTAGGCGTGTCCTGTGCGAGCGCCTGGGCGAGGAGGAGCCGCCGGTGCTCGCCGCCCGAGAGCGTGCGGGCCGAGCGTCCCGCCAGGTCGGTGAGCTGCGTCGTGGCGAGCGCGTCGGCCACGGCGGCGCGGTCTGTTGCGGACGGGCTCGCCAGCCAACTGCGGTGCGGCATCCGGCCGAGGGCGACGAACTCGCGCACCGTGAGGTCGAACGCGAGCGACGAGCGCTGCCGCACGTAGGCGAGCGTCTGCGCCCGGTCGTGGTCAGCCCACGTGCGAAGCGGTGTGCCGTCGAGCGCGAGGGTGCCGTCGTAGGGGAGGAGGCCGGCGAGCGTCCGCAGCAGCGTCGTCTTGCCGCTCCCGTTCCGCCCCACGAGTGCCGTCACTGTGCCCGGTTCGATGCGAAAGGAAAGCCCGTCCAGCACCCGTCGCCCGGCGAG harbors:
- a CDS encoding PAS domain-containing protein, yielding MAHPSPVRAALPLWGLALVLLVAVAAVLVAMQWSTATDQQAAVLGDEAALFLAGVESGAPSLGDMAERYFEGPGSDSTFAHTPSLFVVDRNGEPQLIYRPPADGVRAGAEEGIDWQMHLAAAETNPVQTVTLPDDPYMVAIHAARNGRAYLALVAPAVSNGRSFLLLLAGGVVGTAWLLLGFALWVSMRAAQQRPLEQLARITRKLGAQIEADADSKALKAMEAEVKDDIGEVAEPLFLMANSVGGLRAQLDEARAHLNALFQVHTSYVLLVTLDGTIVDANPAFYAVTGLPQEAVRGCTSDVLDEIMPMEPVLKLAQRSQSEGAAFADIDYAIRSLEDATRPVKLSLLAVRSDGRPAVLVVASDKMKERTLERQIESFSDSLDLMVDKRMEELTNGQQRVDELVAATGAVLMAFDRAGGTRRWNEAAAKLTGCELAQVSHLDDVPAALGLDEEDTSVFSAWLFGNAAEACVVTVHARASDPKLYAWHRARVDEGALEERRVLVGVALPPFEEPEEAPPPAAESEEASLPASEPEEEVVPAEPEGAALSLDELDPEPDPFELVAEAQALAQEHIAVLRAELGAPLDTLRTYTLRLHSNTDPLSREAETCLQMIDGASQMIENIMTRATVLPDDTASLPESASALRAKPSRLAGFGDGADFLSGDDFAPLGDDPMHDESEASTFEST
- a CDS encoding cob(I)yrinic acid a,c-diamide adenosyltransferase, with protein sequence MKVYTRTGDDGTTALFGGERVAKTHPRIDAYGTVDETNACLGLARAHLKSMVSLGSTIYQGDGFSEADFAHADSLLDRVQHDLFVLGGDLASPHDTKYPVPRMTLDHTAALEAEIDRLDEDLPPLKHFILPGGSAAAAALHVARTTCRRAERLTVDLAHLEPIAEACPRYLNRLSDLLFTLARWVNHRAGITEPIWAPVER
- a CDS encoding PorV/PorQ family protein, encoding MSRFLRSCLALAALVALALPVHAQVGGAAVVFLQIEPDSRAAGMGNAGVGLADNASAVFWNPAGLAFQDGIEASMTVSQWLPSLQADLYYYYLSGKYAIDGIGTFGAHITYLDLGEQEYRGQNNEDLGVFSAGELAVGLSYGGRVTENFALGGGVRFIYSNLTDGATLVGGQQTNAGVSVGFDFSGLWRAPSFNLGSVVMEPNLGFNLANMGPTIQYVDGEQRDPIPTNLRFGGAMTAFLDDFNRVSLALDFTKTLIDFEDSVDDNGNPTREPKSFMTSIFSAWQPISVDLNPNDNESGENPVSEADEYSCGLDSSCRELGVLEQLTIGLGLEYWYDDLFAVRAGYFYENPYNGNREYLTFGAGIRYQIIGVDLSYIYAVEENSPLSDTIRFSLLLNVLN
- a CDS encoding histidine kinase dimerization/phospho-acceptor domain-containing protein, with protein sequence MSLLPSDVANGHATVLFIDADDDVMQPVKRWLRHTLPAAHITHCRSFADAQDYLGAAAVDLILASGVLPDATSLDVLRYVREHCIAAPVVVQAMVLPDGTHAALLDAGAVDVACTPEPADRIAHLRRVFGLAEDGDLPLAAASGEINHLRGLLRALCTEVGTVTHDINNPMTTISGNAQFVKELGGMMDLDPMIATAIEHIAEASQQLTNELDKLNRLKQHLRQHVGHEAALPN
- a CDS encoding ABC transporter ATP-binding protein, producing the protein MPPASPALPPRYAASDLRVDLAGRRVLDGLSFRIEPGTVTALVGRNGSGKTTLLRTLAGLLPYDGTLALDGTPLRTWADHDRAQTLAYVRQRSSLAFDLTVREFVALGRMPHRSWLASPSATDRAAVADALATTQLTDLAGRSARTLSGGEHRRLLLAQALAQDTPTLLLDEPTAHLDLRHQLDLAGLLQRLHADGRTLVAALHELDLAARLADQIILLHAGRLVDAGPPADVLTPAHIAEVFGVTATVTASPDGLDFRYDLDSGHNLM
- the porU gene encoding type IX secretion system sortase PorU, which encodes MSRPAMDATAEDAAGRTLEFPEAYRTQPPVVRVAPRVTLVAATASSATYEMTVTWAASLADRAARLTSPDLLLANAAGGWRDASASLPLPTSRSPRVDVLAADFDEVTLPTGADLERWGGLTLDLARVHAIGMERKQPTGTLSVGVLRADPEAGVLRRYRRVVVRVTYATAFAAGRTAETDLASPLARTAFARTSLHVAVERSALADGSWFKLAVAREGIYRVDADYVSSLGLEPGSVRVDQLQVYSNGGEPLPALNSDPRTADLAQNAAWTQGGPTFADGGALYFFAEAPNGWRYDTTETDWEHYVNPFTVTTAYFLRVGSDSGQRVATAPFPGFASPQRRTQFVDRLFVEEDVFMAESSGGGSGLDWLGQDVVAARPLRSVLDTTIAGRLAGPVRFEALTATRANPRAEIQLERDGTVLASASPSVVQLNSPTLAYARLSRLSFEQDLPAGEALQLDLRLIGTQNNPTAYLNWLRAFAPRQLQAQDGYLRFHTPGGELGRFEFVLSGFSGAPQVWDITEPDAIRALGTQAEGGSYLVQVEVTDLTAPRELVAFVPTSGRIAQPPAGQAVANQNLHGLTGFPDFIIVTHADFLPAAQTLADYRRDRDGLRVLVVDVEQVYNEFSGGHVDMRAARDFMKFLYDRAETPGQLPDYLLLFGDGHYDFRGIQAGRRDDGGVVDNYVPMFESDESLVLEQSYTSDDYFGLLDDDEGEWPYISLAAVSNERVDVGIGRFPVRTLAEAEAMVAKVQRYEDPANFGPWRTRYTFLSDDNNPSPRDADLHLQNIDVVAVNAVQPAAPYMNQQKVYTLSYTPEVTAVGRRYPQASADAVRAINEGTLVWNYAGHGGIERLADESLLDREAIAGLTNVGRPTVCITATCSFGRMDMIDNQSAAERMFLLPEGGGIAMLTTLRVVFTSASLETLNTALNLRLNEALFVREADGRPRRLGDIVRTTKNTDDGAESNNRKFALLGDPTLRIGLPTRTVRLTSVNGQPVSEGAPPELRALERTEVEGEVLTAAGTVDAAFEGEVEVTVFDAARRVAVPEEAQRFQAGGEFEVRNDRLFQGRASVSQGRFRVAFVVPRDVSYSGAPARIAVYARSATLDGAGATEDVVISTTAGAGSSDTAGPRMTLRFATEADLSGEPSSDEVPQASFVDGGLVGPEPTLVVRLEDETGINTVGSGVGHQLLLTLDGDAAGAIDIGSSFEGDLNDASSGTIRFILPEQAEGPHTLTVRAWDVANNSTEATLSYVVAGDEDLVIQNVLNYPNPTPGPTDFVFEHNQPPGTPARVQLRIYTLAGRPIATLDDVATLPSGTLEGNLVRIPWQGLDDDFDRLASGVYLYRLRVEVERAEGERQIAERIERLAIIR